The Melopsittacus undulatus isolate bMelUnd1 chromosome 12, bMelUnd1.mat.Z, whole genome shotgun sequence genome has a segment encoding these proteins:
- the ARL6IP4 gene encoding ADP-ribosylation factor-like protein 6-interacting protein 4 isoform X3: MAHSRSRKRSRSRSNSRSRQERKEKKRRKSSKDSQQGSSSPPRKRSSGCHRHKSSSAAKEEKKKEGKDKKKRKASTSSSEPASSSTSSSSSSSSSSSSSGDSSDSDSKTKKSRHSKKKRTKDKDKRRKKKKRIKKKSKKKSKEKAKEEKAKGEVVPGPSLEQWHKESLVDAGPDEQKSRIQAMKPMTKEEWDARQSVIRRVVDPETGRTRLIKGDGEVLEEIVSKERHKEINKQATRGDGLTFQARTGMLQ, from the exons ATGGCTCACAGCCGGTCTCGGAAGCGATCACGGAGCAGGAGCAATTCCCGGAGCAgacaggagaggaaggagaagaagaggaggaagagcagcaaggACTcgcagcagggcagcagctccccccCGAGGAAGCGCTCGTCTGGGTGTCACAGGCACAAGTCGAGCTCAGCAGCTAAGGAAG aaaagaagaaggaaggaaaggacaaaaagaagaggaaggcaaGTACCTCTTCCTCTGAGCCAGCATCTTCATCCACCAGCTCCTCCTcgtcttcctcttcctccagctcctcttcTGGTGACTCCAGTGACAGTGACTCCAAAACAAAGAAGAGTCGACACAGCAAAAAAAAGCGAACCAAAGACAAAgacaagaggaggaagaagaagaagaggataAAGAAGAAGTCAAAAAAGAAGTCAAAGGAAAAGGCTAAGGAGGAGAAAGCCAAAGGAGAAGTGGTGCCCGGCCCCTCGCTGGAGCAGTGGCACAAGGAATCTCTGGTGGATGCTGGACCAG ATGAACAAAAGTCCAGAATCCAGGCTATGAAGCCAATGACAAAGGAAGAATGGGATGCAAGGCAGAGCGTCATAAGGAGAGTGGTGGATCCTGAAACAGGGAGAACCAG GCTTATTAAGGGAGATGGAGAAGTACTGGAAGAAATCGTCAGCAAGGAGAGACACAAGGAGATTAACAAG CAAGCCACCCGAGGGGACGGGCTGACCTTCCAGGCGAGGACGGGGATGCTGCAGTGA
- the ARL6IP4 gene encoding ADP-ribosylation factor-like protein 6-interacting protein 4 isoform X2 → MAHSRSRKRSRSRSNSRSRQERKEKKRRKSSKDSQQGSSSPPRKRSSGCHRHKSSSAEKKKEGKDKKKRKASTSSSEPASSSTSSSSSSSSSSSSSGDSSDSDSKTKKSRHSKKKRTKDKDKRRKKKKRIKKKSKKKSKEKAKEEKAKGEVVPGPSLEQWHKESLVDAGPVLTDEQKSRIQAMKPMTKEEWDARQSVIRRVVDPETGRTRLIKGDGEVLEEIVSKERHKEINKQATRGDGLTFQARTGMLQ, encoded by the exons ATGGCTCACAGCCGGTCTCGGAAGCGATCACGGAGCAGGAGCAATTCCCGGAGCAgacaggagaggaaggagaagaagaggaggaagagcagcaaggACTcgcagcagggcagcagctccccccCGAGGAAGCGCTCGTCTGGGTGTCACAGGCACAAGTCGAGCTCA gcagaaaagaagaaggaaggaaaggacaaaaagaagaggaaggcaaGTACCTCTTCCTCTGAGCCAGCATCTTCATCCACCAGCTCCTCCTcgtcttcctcttcctccagctcctcttcTGGTGACTCCAGTGACAGTGACTCCAAAACAAAGAAGAGTCGACACAGCAAAAAAAAGCGAACCAAAGACAAAgacaagaggaggaagaagaagaagaggataAAGAAGAAGTCAAAAAAGAAGTCAAAGGAAAAGGCTAAGGAGGAGAAAGCCAAAGGAGAAGTGGTGCCCGGCCCCTCGCTGGAGCAGTGGCACAAGGAATCTCTGGTGGATGCTGGACCAG TTTTGACAGATGAACAAAAGTCCAGAATCCAGGCTATGAAGCCAATGACAAAGGAAGAATGGGATGCAAGGCAGAGCGTCATAAGGAGAGTGGTGGATCCTGAAACAGGGAGAACCAG GCTTATTAAGGGAGATGGAGAAGTACTGGAAGAAATCGTCAGCAAGGAGAGACACAAGGAGATTAACAAG CAAGCCACCCGAGGGGACGGGCTGACCTTCCAGGCGAGGACGGGGATGCTGCAGTGA
- the ARL6IP4 gene encoding ADP-ribosylation factor-like protein 6-interacting protein 4 isoform X1, which translates to MAHSRSRKRSRSRSNSRSRQERKEKKRRKSSKDSQQGSSSPPRKRSSGCHRHKSSSAAKEEKKKEGKDKKKRKASTSSSEPASSSTSSSSSSSSSSSSSGDSSDSDSKTKKSRHSKKKRTKDKDKRRKKKKRIKKKSKKKSKEKAKEEKAKGEVVPGPSLEQWHKESLVDAGPVLTDEQKSRIQAMKPMTKEEWDARQSVIRRVVDPETGRTRLIKGDGEVLEEIVSKERHKEINKQATRGDGLTFQARTGMLQ; encoded by the exons ATGGCTCACAGCCGGTCTCGGAAGCGATCACGGAGCAGGAGCAATTCCCGGAGCAgacaggagaggaaggagaagaagaggaggaagagcagcaaggACTcgcagcagggcagcagctccccccCGAGGAAGCGCTCGTCTGGGTGTCACAGGCACAAGTCGAGCTCAGCAGCTAAGGAAG aaaagaagaaggaaggaaaggacaaaaagaagaggaaggcaaGTACCTCTTCCTCTGAGCCAGCATCTTCATCCACCAGCTCCTCCTcgtcttcctcttcctccagctcctcttcTGGTGACTCCAGTGACAGTGACTCCAAAACAAAGAAGAGTCGACACAGCAAAAAAAAGCGAACCAAAGACAAAgacaagaggaggaagaagaagaagaggataAAGAAGAAGTCAAAAAAGAAGTCAAAGGAAAAGGCTAAGGAGGAGAAAGCCAAAGGAGAAGTGGTGCCCGGCCCCTCGCTGGAGCAGTGGCACAAGGAATCTCTGGTGGATGCTGGACCAG TTTTGACAGATGAACAAAAGTCCAGAATCCAGGCTATGAAGCCAATGACAAAGGAAGAATGGGATGCAAGGCAGAGCGTCATAAGGAGAGTGGTGGATCCTGAAACAGGGAGAACCAG GCTTATTAAGGGAGATGGAGAAGTACTGGAAGAAATCGTCAGCAAGGAGAGACACAAGGAGATTAACAAG CAAGCCACCCGAGGGGACGGGCTGACCTTCCAGGCGAGGACGGGGATGCTGCAGTGA